One part of the Sporanaerobacter acetigenes DSM 13106 genome encodes these proteins:
- a CDS encoding GNAT family N-acetyltransferase, with protein sequence MDVILKKRMKEHVVEFWEKTQDEEIQKLFPFSIESLEESIKLYKESLKDEALSYGKVIYYGNKYIGDIWCYGIDEINEKMAMLSIVIFEKELWGKGIATQATKDFIKEVFSKYKIDKIGAFTYAFNYRSIGLLEKIG encoded by the coding sequence ATGGATGTAATATTAAAGAAAAGAATGAAGGAACATGTTGTGGAATTTTGGGAGAAAACTCAAGATGAAGAAATACAAAAGTTATTCCCATTTAGTATTGAGTCGTTAGAAGAATCAATAAAATTATATAAAGAATCTCTTAAGGATGAAGCATTAAGTTATGGAAAAGTTATTTATTACGGAAATAAATATATTGGAGATATATGGTGTTATGGTATAGATGAAATTAATGAAAAAATGGCAATGTTAAGTATAGTTATTTTTGAAAAGGAACTATGGGGAAAAGGGATAGCAACACAAGCAACTAAAGATTTTATTAAAGAAGTATTTAGTAAATATAAGATAGATAAGATTGGAGCATTCACGTATGCTTTTAATTATAGATCAATAGGCCTATTAGAAAAGATTGGATGA
- a CDS encoding zinc-ribbon domain-containing protein: MKSIKPGRGPSGMSFIGSVVAIIFGIFWTIMAFSMTAGSPFGIIGSIFPLFGVIFVIVGIIQAVYHYKNATSENRFSEYDITDSSEEGDPSDKFIKRESDGNYCPYCGATINSDYSFCPKCGKSIKWTNCVTFFSSCFYYSRKQYYGCSSFSFLFF, translated from the coding sequence ATGAAAAGTATTAAACCTGGACGTGGTCCATCTGGAATGTCTTTTATAGGTTCTGTAGTTGCAATAATCTTCGGTATATTTTGGACAATTATGGCTTTTAGTATGACAGCAGGTTCTCCATTTGGAATTATAGGAAGTATATTCCCCTTATTTGGAGTTATTTTCGTAATAGTAGGCATTATTCAAGCAGTATATCATTATAAAAATGCTACTAGTGAAAATAGGTTTTCTGAATATGATATAACAGATTCATCTGAAGAAGGAGACCCTTCTGATAAATTTATAAAGAGAGAATCAGATGGTAATTATTGCCCATATTGCGGTGCTACTATTAATAGTGATTATTCCTTTTGTCCAAAATGTGGTAAGAGCATTAAATGGACTAATTGCGTTACCTTCTTTTCCAGTTGTTTTTATTACAGTAGAAAACAATATTATGGTTGCAGCAGCTTTTCATTTTTATTCTTTTGA
- a CDS encoding class I SAM-dependent methyltransferase has translation MFLNILGLKERMAVVDVGCGPGAITRKLSSWLGNESKIIGIDRDTTFINYAKEKARKQNMYNISYLEGDALKLPLEDNSVDACISHTVIEHVPNKEFLLEQKRVCKSKGRVSVMYARPDKYIKTEPKLLPKQSEREMELLDKLFKGTDEMYKKYNVGKY, from the coding sequence TTGTTTTTAAACATACTTGGACTTAAAGAAAGAATGGCTGTAGTTGATGTTGGTTGTGGTCCTGGTGCAATAACTAGGAAACTATCTAGTTGGCTAGGAAATGAAAGTAAGATAATAGGTATAGATAGAGATACAACATTTATAAATTATGCTAAAGAAAAAGCAAGAAAACAAAATATGTACAATATAAGCTATTTAGAAGGGGATGCACTAAAACTCCCATTAGAAGACAATTCAGTAGATGCTTGTATATCCCATACTGTAATAGAACATGTTCCAAATAAGGAATTCTTATTAGAACAAAAAAGAGTTTGTAAATCAAAGGGACGAGTTTCAGTAATGTATGCTAGGCCTGATAAATATATTAAAACTGAACCTAAGTTATTACCAAAACAAAGTGAACGTGAAATGGAACTTTTGGACAAGTTGTTTAAAGGAACAGATGAAATGTATAAAAAATATAATGTAGGGAAATACTGA
- a CDS encoding NUDIX domain-containing protein — MKYPEPTVGAIIFNPENKILLCKSHKWNNKYVIPGGHIELGEKMEDALKREIFEETGLEIYDIKLISLKESVFSDTFHEGKHLIFIDYICKTNYYDVILNDEAEEYEWVDLSEIDNYELGGFVKPLLMELQNNKESRNKIEIFYGY; from the coding sequence ATGAAATATCCTGAACCTACAGTTGGAGCTATTATTTTTAATCCTGAAAATAAAATACTTTTATGTAAGTCTCATAAATGGAATAACAAATATGTAATACCTGGTGGCCATATTGAACTAGGTGAAAAGATGGAAGATGCTTTAAAAAGAGAGATATTTGAAGAAACTGGTCTAGAAATATATGATATTAAATTAATAAGTTTAAAAGAAAGCGTTTTTAGTGATACTTTCCACGAGGGGAAACATTTAATATTTATTGACTATATATGTAAAACAAATTATTATGATGTCATTTTAAATGATGAAGCAGAAGAATATGAATGGGTAGATTTAAGTGAGATTGATAATTATGAATTAGGTGGTTTTGTTAAACCATTGTTAATGGAATTACAAAATAATAAAGAATCTAGGAATAAGATAGAAATATTTTATGGTTATTAA
- a CDS encoding flavin reductase family protein, whose product MVRALNGLIALPSFPVVFITVENNIMVAAAFHFYSFEPPSVMVGIKPEKYTYELITSSKEFAINIPTKEQLDKIHICGSISGRHVDKYKEASLSPRKGNKINSFLIEECPVNIECQVVHQIDYDGSHKWFIGEIREVHIDENYIRDDALMFWLGQFRTVGEIIEGACNEELLKR is encoded by the coding sequence GTGGTAAGAGCATTAAATGGACTAATTGCGTTACCTTCTTTTCCAGTTGTTTTTATTACAGTAGAAAACAATATTATGGTTGCAGCAGCTTTTCATTTTTATTCTTTTGAACCTCCATCAGTAATGGTAGGAATTAAACCTGAGAAATATACTTATGAATTGATTACATCAAGTAAAGAGTTTGCAATAAATATACCAACCAAAGAACAGCTAGACAAAATACATATTTGTGGTTCTATCTCAGGACGACATGTAGATAAATATAAGGAAGCATCCTTATCACCAAGAAAAGGGAATAAGATAAATAGTTTTTTGATAGAAGAATGTCCAGTAAATATTGAATGCCAAGTTGTACATCAGATTGATTATGATGGTAGTCATAAATGGTTCATTGGAGAGATAAGAGAAGTTCATATAGATGAAAATTATATTCGTGATGATGCATTAATGTTTTGGCTTGGACAGTTTAGAACAGTAGGGGAGATAATTGAAGGTGCTTGTAATGAGGAACTATTAAAGAGATGA